GATTTGCAGAAGGGGTTTCAAAGGCATCAAAAGACCAGATCGCATTCTTTCCATTCGGTGGGGGTCCTCGAATCTGCATCGGCCAGAACTTTGCATTGCTGGAAGCCAAGATGGGACTAAGTATGATCCTTCAACGATTCTCATTTGAGCTTTCACCATCTTATACCCATTCTCCACACAAACTTGTAACTCTTCAACCTCAACATGGTGCTCAAATAAGGTTACGTAGGCTTTGAATCACCTCTTTTGTTTATTCTGATATTACGATATGCTTTGGGCGTGTTCTCTTCATAGATACTCTTCTGTTTCAAGTTGTCTATTGAAAGGTTGTAGTGTTCCGAGCGTTGTACTTGTGCTACGATATTATGCCATAATCATatatttggtatatatatatatatatatatatacttgtactACGATATTAGATCCAGTTGTTTCGATGAGCATTAGAAGGAAGtttatttttaatgaggttttttGTTTGTCGAGTGAAGTGTCATGTTGGTTAATTATGGAGCTGTTTATTTTAAGCTTCAGGAATTACTTACTATTAACAATGGTAAATGGCAACAAGATAGATGTCATTTGTTTATGACATTCGAATTGATCAATGCATCATTGCATGAGTGATAAATCTCAAGTTCAAGTTTAAGTACGATCATTATTATGTATGTCATTTGAGATGTAATAAAAATTACTTCTAATTTTTTTTGAAGGAAATAAACGAGATTGATGTTGtccatctttttcttcatcgAGAAAACTAGAAAAGGTTCAATCTTTTCCTAACGAACAAGCATCAACTTGACCCAAAAAAAAGCACCTGAAGCAGATCCTAATTCTCTTTCTTTTAATGAATGACTAGAGAAATGTACATTTAATTGAAGATGCCCCGTTCCTGAAAGCCATGCAAAATAAGAAAGTGGCATTATTATTCGGCCTCCTGTGTTCATTGAGGTGAAGAATTCGATAGGTCGGATAAGCTTTGAAGGCTAGCGGTTGTGTGTATGATGTTCACTTGGATATTGTCATCTCCTCACAGTATTTAGTATCCTACACAAGAAAGCAATTTACAAGAATACAATACGTATATCATACGTAGAAAGCAGATAATAAATACGTATTTATATAAGGATTACTCCTTTTGTAGCTACTCTATTATAAACGGTGAAGAGGGCAAAGAGATCATAAGCTCCATCCAACTAACAATCGATCCTCTTTCGATGCTGATCCGGTCCAAGTAATATGGGCCTTAAGATTTGGATGGGCTCTAATCGACGCCGAAGCCTTACCTTTGTGCCCTAAGCCCAGTCTTTCCTCTCCTCGTCTAATCTTCTTCCTCGGTTGCCGCCCTGCCCTCTCCGCGCGAACGGCCAACGACCCGCCGACCGCAGCGCCGGGCCGGCGAACAGGTGCATCGTCTCCTCCTACCATTGtcgtcttttttcttcttcttcgtccttgGATTTGAAATATGATTCTTtcgtttttttcttcttcctcttcatatAATCTGTTGGCTCTAAGTCTCAGTCGCAACTCTATTCGGGTAGAAATATCTCGACCTTGGAAACCCTCGAGGTTACACCTGTTGATTCTTTGAAGGCCACGGGAACCTAATTCTGAAGGGCTAATGTTGAAATGACTGATCATGACGATCTGTTTGTCCTTTGATGGGATTAGTTGTTTTTCCCCCTTCTCCGCGTAGGATTTGTTGCGTGGCCTGTGGGTTTTTCCTCTGTGGAGTAGGACTTAGCAGGCATTTGAATTTTACTATGTCATTATTATCAGTTCTCTAATTAGTTTGAGTCaagattttgtttgtttatcgatAGTCTAAAACTCCTCCGGTCTTCTGTCCTAACAAACGTATATGATATAGCCATATCTGAAATTTTCATGGTGGAAATATTGTGATAAGAGTTGCACAGAGGTCAGTGATGTGAACAACTTGGGTGAGCATGTAAAGCTCTAATTGAGCGAGTTTATTATGAGATTTTCCTAAGCCCTAACTAGTCTTGTCTTGCTCAAACCATGATTTATGTCTTCCTACTTTATTTATTGGGTTGCCAGAGAAGTGTTTGGGAGATCCATAGTTCAGCAAGTGGCCAACAGCTTCACCTCACAGTTTGCAGTCATGTCCAAGGCCCAACTCTATGATATCCTCTGTCAAATGAAAGTATACTGTTGTCTCCTCaaagaaataaaaattcttcccttctttcgtATATCCACAACGAATGTGATTATCATCAATgcacttttttctttctttttgtttttttttgtaggCTTTGATAGAACAAAACCAGCAAGAGGCTAGGCAGATCCTCATCGACAACCCTCTCCTGACTCGAGCTCTCTTCCAGGTCCCTTTGCTCTTTCCTTGCGTCATGCTGGCcactaggatcttttccttcacaTAATTTAGGAGTGCTGCTTGTGGTATTTTTAATAACTTGGATTTGGATGATGGGATTGGTTTGCGTTCTGTGTCTTCATGGATATTGAGAATTGAGATACACAGTCATGTGATTTCAGATTTTACTATGTAacctttttttattaaataagttGCTTTTATTTGGTGCTCTCATTTTATCTTTCATGTCTCATGTTTTTTTTACTCTTTGATAGTGCAGCTGATCTAAGTCCTTAGGACCTTCTTACATTTTAGACTTTAATCAGAATAGgaaatttttttatgaagttTTGAAACTTCAGCAGTAGTCTGACCATGAAATTATGCTTCAGGGTTTTTCCAGGGAAGTTATGTGATATGATCTTTAACCAAATATTTGCTGAATTTGGTTGGGCTATTTTGTGCTTTGTATTTCATTATAATTGCGTAACAGTATTCTTTCTCAGCTCTTTGTTGTCAAAAGTCTTGGTGTACATTTAGAAGCAGACAAATTTTACGCGCACACAGATTTATGAATCTGCCACAGTATTCTTAGTCAGCTCACTGTGGGCAAAAGGCTTGATGTGTATTTGGAAGAGGACAAAAATCTTATACACACATGCCTGCACGCACTAACACACATTAACTTTTAGATCAACTGTTCCCTGGAGTAGTCCAGGGATTCTTAAGAAGGTCCCACCAAGTGTGTGAAACCATTTTTGGTGTCTGCTGCAAGTCATgtgttttgaaataaaaatataagaaaaattaaaaaaatcctttTTAGGAGCTTTGTATACTTGGTTGAGGTGAGAGGAAGCTAGATGAGACTTGACAGATGGGTTTAAAACAACCTATTATAAGCACAAGCAATGAGATTATGTACATTTAGCAATTTGATAGGTGGATACAACGTGTTGGACTTTATTAATGAAAGCTCATGGTTGATACATAGCTTATGATTGGGTAAAAATGGAAAGGTTCTTCACACTTAAGGTTTAAGAGACATGAACAAAACTATTCAAGTAGTGTGAATTTTGTGCAGTTTGTATTATAGAATGTTGGTCTAAGAGTGCTTAATTAGAAAAAATAGGATGTGAGATACATTATGTGAGATCAGAACTAGGATTCTGACATAAGATGTCCAGAATATCTGGTATGTAAGTCACAAAAGCATTCCTGTAAAATGATGCAAGTTGACTCTTGAACCTGGATCCATTACTGTAATGATAGCCCACTGTTCCACTAGGACATGCACTCTTGCTAGACTGGATATCATGAATATTCTTGTTTTTTTGCTTTGGAGAGAGATGCAGTTTGCTACTTGTATGGGTCATCTTTGATCAAAGTTACAAGTTTTGTGTTTTATTTGACATTTTTCAGAATCTAATTTCTTGAGTCCTTTTTTACTCcttgttttaaaaattatatgcatAAGCATTATGTATGAAAGTTTGAAGaagtttattattaaaattgTGCTTTGTTTCAGGCACAAATAATGCTTGGAATGGTACAATCTCCTAAAGTGGTAATCTTTTATGTATTGATTTAGACAGTACCTTGTAAATCAATAGATTCAGCTGTGAATAACTAATGCTTTCTTGTTTTATagatgtccaacactcaacaagcttGGCGACAACCACAACCAGCACAAGTCGGACAGCCACAGATTGTTCACAGTTTGCAGACAGTGCCTGCTAAAGTTGGAGAACAATCTGAACCTGGTTCATCTCAATCACTGCTATCAGCTAGACAACAGCATCCAACACAACCATCCATTTCTGTTCCACCTGCATCTGTTCCACCATTGACCTTCCAATGGAAGGCAATGCCATTGCCACTTTCAGAACCACAAACTAAGGGCTTTCTGAATCTCCAAGTTCCTTCAGTAACACCTATACAATCTTCCCAGATTCAAAATATATCTCAACCCAACCCTGCTGCTCCACATTACTCAAATCTTCCATCCCATATGCCGATGATCTCTGTACATCCACAGCAAACTTTGCAGAATCCTGGACTGGTCAATCAACTCCTGCAGCCGCCATTACCACTGCAGCCTAGACAGGTTGCAATGCAACCTTTTGCTCTTCAGTTTCATCCACGGATGCCTCACTCGCTTGGTCTTCAACCATCCAGTGCACCTCAACAGCTTTTATCACAACCCTTGTTTCACGTAAGTTGGTAACTGGAACCTTCATGACTTTTCCAGGaattgttttcatttttatgtgcAGAAGAGATTGCTAACAAAAGATGACAGACCACTCTGAATTGTTCAGTCAGGTATCACACCTCCATCCTCCTTCCCACAAGGTCAGGCACCACTTCCAAGTCAGCCACCACAGCATCTTTATCAGGTACATATATTTTCCTGCTTCCTGAACAAAATGCCTGGTAATTTTGTATGGTGTAGAATTTTCAGCAATGAAAATAACATGAGCAAACAAGCTATGTGTGGTGAACACGAGAATGTTGAGTTATATTGGACATATTAGATTGGTTGAGCAGTAAACATGTATCTCTTGACAAAGTTATGAACATGGTACTACATCACGGAATACAGTTCAACAATAATCGATatcaatagataaaaaaaaaaattaagcactCCACCAACATTCAACTAAATTTCGAttcattccaaatatgaagtattAACCCGTGACAcatatttatcttttatatttatttatttttcatatttaaccAGTTTAGAACAGTTAATTTTGATTTCGAGTTCAATTTCCAGGCATGGAAAGCGAACTGCATGGTCTGGTTCCCATTTTGCTGATGAATGACGCCCTATTACGAATCAATTTGGGTTCGATTCAGACATTGTCATGGATTGGATGGGCCAAATTGCAAGCCAGGCCGGGCCTATTATGGACTAGGTTTTGGAAGCAATATGAAAGAAATGCTTTTACATATATTATATTTACATCCCTTGCAAAATTTGGCATTATAAATTTTAGTATAACATTATATCCCTCCAAATAGTAAACGACTCCACGTACGTCAGTATCCTTAACGTCCGTGTTAACCACACTTACCGTTGTCAGTATTCGTTTATTTGAGTTAAGTAAATATATGCAATATAAACATTCTAATATACTCTATTGTTATAGTACATATGAGTTTgtaaaagatattaatataatatttagaattttaataaataattaatttacaataattaatataagttattgttgtataaaaatattataacaagacTCGTTCATCAACTTatggataagaaaaaaaagaggTATTTCCCagaaaaatcaaaaaaatatgtttttttcgaaaatttactatatatatatatatatatatatatatatatatatatatatatatatatatatatatatatatatatatatatatatatatatatatatgaaattttggATATGTCTAAGAACAGTAACGTAAGCGCTGAAGTCATCTCGGTCCTTGTTGCCAACTTTGACCGTCGAAAGATCTAATGTACCTCGTCATCCGAGGAAATGGACACGCCGGCCGTCTCTTGTAAGTCCATGGCCGTGGGTGATTCCGTGTCAGAAGACATGGCGTGGAGCCTCGTGTGGGGTGTGGGCGGGCTGCTGCTTCTGGTGTGGGCGCTGAGGACGCTGAATTGGGCGTGGTGGACGCCGAGGCGGCTGGAGCGCGCGCTCCGGGCGCAGGGGCTCAACGGCACCCCCTACCGCTTCCCCAACGGCGATCTCAAGGAGAACGTGCGGCTCGCCAAAGAGGCGCTCTCCACGCCCATGCCTCTCACCCATAACATCGTCCCTCGCGTCCTCCCTTTTCTCCGTCGCGCCATCGACGAGTACGGTAAGCCTCTCTTTTTCGACGTTGTTTTCGAGATATTTGATGCGTGCAATCAACTTGTTTGATGTATTGCCTATTAGAGAGGATCTTGACGAAGGACTCGTGAATCCATGCAGGCAAGATATGCTTCACTTGGTTTGGACCAGTACCTCGAGTGACGATTATGGATCCCGAGTTGGTGAGGGAGGTTCTTTCCAACAAGTTCGGCCACTTTGGTAAGCCCAAAGGAAACCCCCTCGGAAGGTTTCTCTTTAGAGGACTTGTTTCGTACGAAGGCGAAAAGTGGGTGAAACATAGGAGGATTATGAATCCTGCTTTCCATGTTGAGAAGTTGAAGGTGACTCATTGCCCCTATTAGACAATATCTTGTTTGTAGCTTGGTTTATGTGAAAATGTCGGCCTCCTTCAAGCCTATTGAAACGAATCGacttctctctttttctcttttcctcaTCATTTACAGCGAATGTTGCCAGCATTCTGTGCTTGCTGTAGTGATCTGATGAGCAGGTGGGAGAACCTGGTTGGCTCCGAGGCATGTTACGAGTTGGATGTTTGGCCTGAGTTCCAAAGCTTCACCGGAGATGTCATTTCACGAACAGCTTTTGGTAGCAGTTACGAAGAAGGAAGACGAATTTTCCAACTCCAAGCCGAGCAGGCTGAACTCTTTATCCAGTCTATCCAATATCTATACATCCCAGGTTACATGTAAGTTATTGCCTTTGGTTTCTTCATTTATTGTTAGCTGAATGCTTGTTAGTATAGTGGTTCTATCGAGTAGGCAGTTGGTCGATTGCTGCTTGCTTTGTTGCTCACCCAGTTACAAGCATCCCATGCCTGTTTATCATACTCTCAACCAATAACAGAACGAATCGAAACATTCTTCATTTTTTCAATTGCAGAAGTTGATGACTACTTGTAAAATTTTCTGGTACTTGTTACAGAAGTTTCAATTAGGATAACTTAGTAAAATAGTGTCTTTATTGCCATCTTCAGGTGGTTCCTACAAGAGCTTTAACACAAACAATAACCGATTGCTTCAATTCTGTTTTTCACATAATCTATTGAGCTAAACCAACTTTACTTTCAAGTAATATGTAGGGTATCGCTAACTAATGGCTATCATACAGGTTTCTTCCGACCCCTAAGAACAAGAGAATAAAAGCAGTCAATAGAGAGGTCCGAGTACTTCTACGAGGCATAATAAAGAAGAGGGAACAGGCTATAAAATTGGGCAAAGCAAGCAACGATGACCTGTTAGGCTTATTGATGGAGTCCAATTTAGAGCACTACCAAGAACATGGGAACAAGAATGCTGGGATGACTACAGAGGATGTGATTGAGGAATGCAAGCTGTTCTATTTTGCAGGGCAAGAAACAACAGCTGTGCTGCTAACATGGACAATGATCGTCTTGAGCATGCATCCAGGCTGGCAGATTCGGGCTAGGCAAGAGGTTCTTCAAGTCTTCGgagaacgcaaaccagattttgatggcttgagtcACTTAAAGAATGTAAGATTTAGTTTTGTTCTTTGTTATCCTGCTTAGTTGaccagaaagaacaaaaaaaaaaatcaaatagtgaaacattagttttttaaaattttagttttgttAATGTCTATAAAGCAATGAGAGTTAATCTGTTCCTTGCAACTTGGGTGGTTAAGGATCTGAAATCTGAATTATGTAAACAATGTCTTTACAAAATGCAAGTCAATGATCTTTCACATGTCCTGGATTAGCAGGAGCCTGATGCTGCACCTTTAGTTACACATTCAGCAAACCAGTGAACGATGAAGCTTTCCTACATTTTAACTGAAATTTTGGGTTGCTTTTCCCATTATAATGCGGCTATCTGTTTGATGAGTGACTTCAAATCATATTATAGAATGTTAGCTTCATGGTTTTCGAATCATATTGTAAAATGTTGACTTCATGATGTAACCTATTAATGAAAAAACCATATTGTCGGAAAGATACAGCTCCTGCTAATCTATGTATCTAAACATCCATGTTTCTTATATCATTAGTTTTATGTTGCTATATGTCTGATAGTTCCTCCATGTTTCTAAATGAAATACAGCCAAGGATGTCAGTTAGATACTCTCTTTTCTTATCCTATATGTCAGAGAATTCTgttcttttacttttttattttggatTGAACGGCAAGAGAGATCTTACCAAACTTGTGATTATCTAAACTTCTGAAACAATCCGTTGGAATTTGTGGCAGGTTACAATGATTCTATATGAGGTTCTCAGGCTATACCCACCAGGGGTTTTCCTCCAGAGGCAGACACACAAGACAATGAAACTTGGAGATGTGATTTACCCACCAGGTGTGACGCTTTTGTTGCCGGTAATCTTCATTCACCATGATCCGAACTACTGGGGCAAAGATGCCAACGAGTTCAATCCAGAGAGATTTGCAGAAGGGGTTTCAAAGGCATCAAAAGACCATGTCGCATTCTTTCCATTCGGTGGGGGTCCTCGAATCTGCATCGGCCAGAACTTTGCATTGCTGGAAGCCAAGATGGGACTAAGTATGATCCTTCAACGATTCTCGTTTGAGCTTTCACCATCTTATGCCCATTGTCCACACACGCTTATAACTCTTCAGCCTCAACATGGTGCTCAAATAAGGCTACGCAGGATTTGAATGACCTCTTTTGTTTATTCTGATATTTCGATATGCTTTGGGTGTTTTCTCTTAATAGATATTCTTTTCTGTTTCAAGTTGTCTATTGATTAAGGTTGTAGTGCTCCGAGCGTTGTACTTGTGCTACGATATTATACCATAATCATacatttggtatatatatatatatatatatatatatatatatatatatatatatatatatatatatatatatatatatatatatatatatccagttGTTTCGATGAGCATTTGAAGTAAAGtttatttttaatgaggttttttGTTTGTTGAGTGAAGTGTCATGTTGGTTAATTATGGAGCTGTTTATTTTAAGCTTCATGAAGTACTATTAACAATGGTAAATGGCAACAAGATAGATGTCATTTGTTTATGACATTCGAATTGATCAAGGAGTGATTAATCTCAAGTTCAAGTTCATGTACGATCATTATGTATGCCATTAGAGATGTAACAAAAATTGCttctaatttttttaagaaaataaacgaGTTGGATGTTGTCTATCTTTTTCTTCATCGAGAAAACTAGAAAAGGTTCAATCTTTTTCGAACGAACAAGCATCAACTTGACCCAAAAAAAatcactttctctttttcttcatcGGGAAAACTAGAAAAAAGTTTAATCTTTTTCTAACGAAGAAGCATCAACTTGAGCATATCCTAATTCTCTTTCTTTTAATGAATGACTAGAGAAATGTACATTTAATTGGAAATGCCCAGTTCCTGAAAGCCATGCAAAAAAAGAAAGTGGCATTATTATTCGGCCTCCTGTGCTCATTGAGGTGAAGAATTCAATAGTTCGGATAAGCTTTGAAGGCTAGCGGTTTGTGTGTATGATGTTCACTTGGATATTGTCATCTCCTCACAGTATTTAGGATAATTTACAAGACTACAATACGTATATCATACGTAGAAAGCAGATAATAAATACATTTTTATAAGGATTACTCCTTTTATAGCTACTCTATTATAAAGGGTGAAGAGGGCAAAGAGATCATAAGCTCCATCCAACTAACAATCGATCCTCTATCGATGCTGGTCCGGTCCAAGTAATATGGGCCTTAAGATTTGGATGGGCTCTAATAGACGCCGAAGCCTTGCCTTTGTGCCCTAAGCCCAGTCTTTCCTCTCCTCGTCTAATCTTCTTCCTCCGCTGTCGCCCTGCCCTCTCCGCGCGAACGGCCAACGACCCGTCGACCGCAGCGCCGGGCCGGCGAACAGGTGCATCGTCTCCCCCAACCATTGacgtcttttttcttcttcttcgtccttgGATTTGAAATATGATTCTTtcgtttttttcttcttcctcttcatatAATCTGTTGGCTCTAAGTCTCAGTCGCAACTCTATTCGGGTAGAAATATCTCGACCTTGGAAACCCTCGAGGTTACACCTGTTGATTCTTTGAAGGTCACGGGAACCTAATTCTGAAGGGCTAATGTCGAAATGACTGATCATGACGATCTGTTTGTCCTTTGATGGGATTAGTTGTTTTTTTTCCCCTTCTCTGCGTAGGATTTGTTTCGTGGCTTGTGGGCTTTTCCTCTGTGAAGTAGGACTTAGCAGGCATATGAATTTTACTATGTCATTATTATCAGTTCTCTAATTAGTTTGAGTCaagattttgtttgtttatcgatAGTCTAAAACTCCTCCGGTCTTCTGTCCTAACAAACGTATATGATATAGCAATATCTGAAATATTCATGGTGGAAATATTGTGATAAGAGTTGCATAGAGCTCAGTGATATGAACAACTTGGGTGAGCATGTAAAGTTCTAATTGAGCGAGTTTATTATGAGATTTTCCTAAGCCCTAACTAGTCTTGTCTTGCTCAAACCATGATTTATGTCTTCCTACTTTATTTTTTGGGTTGCCAGAGAAGTGTTTGGGAGATCCATAGTTTTGAAGttgga
This DNA window, taken from Musa acuminata AAA Group cultivar baxijiao chromosome BXJ3-7, Cavendish_Baxijiao_AAA, whole genome shotgun sequence, encodes the following:
- the LOC135643241 gene encoding cleavage stimulating factor 64-like isoform X1, with the translated sequence MSKAQLYDILCQMKALIEQNQQEARQILIDNPLLTRALFQAQIMLGMVQSPKVMSNTQQAWRQPQPAQVGQPQIVHSLQTVPAKVGEQSEPGSSQSLLSARQQHPTQPSISVPPASVPPLTFQWKAMPLPLSEPQTKGFLNLQVPSVTPIQSSQIQNISQPNPAAPHYSNLPSHMPMISVHPQQTLQNPGLVNQLLQPPLPLQPRQVAMQPFALQFHPRMPHSLGLQPSSAPQQLLSQPLFHTTLNCSVRYHTSILLPTRSGTTSKSATTASLSGMESELHGLVPILLMNDALLRINLGSIQTLSWIGWAKLQARPGLLWTRFWKQYERNAFTYIIFTSLAKFGIINFSITLYPSK
- the LOC135643241 gene encoding cleavage stimulating factor 64-like isoform X3; its protein translation is MSKAQLYDILCQMKALIEQNQQEARQILIDNPLLTRALFQAQIMLGMVQSPKVMSNTQQAWRQPQPAQVGQPQIVHSLQTVPAKVGEQSEPGSSQSLLSARQQHPTQPSISVPPASVPPLTFQWKAMPLPLSEPQTKGFLNLQVPSVTPIQSSQIQNISQPNPAAPHYSNLPSHMPMISVHPQQTLQNPGLVNQLLQPPLPLQPRQVAMQPFALQFHPRMPHSLGLQPSSAPQQLLSQPLFHSGITPPSSFPQGQAPLPSQPPQHLYQAWKANCMVWFPFC
- the LOC135643241 gene encoding cleavage stimulating factor 64-like isoform X2 codes for the protein MSKAQLYDILCQMKALIEQNQQEARQILIDNPLLTRALFQAQIMLGMVQSPKVMSNTQQAWRQPQPAQVGQPQIVHSLQTVPAKVGEQSEPGSSQSLLSARQQHPTQPSISVPPASVPPLTFQWKAMPLPLSEPQTKGFLNLQVPSVTPIQSSQIQNISQPNPAAPHYSNLPSHMPMISVHPQQTLQNPGLVNQLLQPPLPLQPRQVAMQPFALQFHPRMPHSLGLQPSSAPQQLLSQPLFHSGITPPSSFPQGQAPLPSQPPQHLYQVHIFSCFLNKMPGNFVWCRIFSNENNMSKQAMCGEHENVELYWTY
- the LOC103993022 gene encoding cytochrome P450 CYP72A616, whose amino-acid sequence is MDTPAVSCKSMAVGDSVSEDMAWSLVWGVGGLLLLVWALRTLNWAWWTPRRLERALRAQGLNGTPYRFPNGDLKENVRLAKEALSTPMPLTHNIVPRVLPFLRRAIDEYGKICFTWFGPVPRVTIMDPELVREVLSNKFGHFGKPKGNPLGRFLFRGLVSYEGEKWVKHRRIMNPAFHVEKLKRMLPAFCACCSDLMSRWENLVGSEACYELDVWPEFQSFTGDVISRTAFGSSYEEGRRIFQLQAEQAELFIQSIQYLYIPGYMFLPTPKNKRIKAVNREVRVLLRGIIKKREQAIKLGKASNDDLLGLLMESNLEHYQEHGNKNAGMTTEDVIEECKLFYFAGQETTAVLLTWTMIVLSMHPGWQIRARQEVLQVFGERKPDFDGLSHLKNVTMILYEVLRLYPPGVFLQRQTHKTMKLGDVIYPPGVTLLLPVIFIHHDPNYWGKDANEFNPERFAEGVSKASKDHVAFFPFGGGPRICIGQNFALLEAKMGLSMILQRFSFELSPSYAHCPHTLITLQPQHGAQIRLRRI